From Pseudomonas fluorescens, one genomic window encodes:
- the ubiA gene encoding 4-hydroxybenzoate octaprenyltransferase, which produces MYQNLLKSLNRLNPRAWDFVQLTRMDKPIGIYLLLWPTLWALWIAGKGSPSLANIVIFVLGVVLTRAGGCVINDWADRKVDGHVKRTAQRPLAAGRISSKEALVFFALLMALSFLLVLCTNAATIWLSFGGLALAASYPFMKRYTYYPQVVLGAAFSWGMPMAFTAETGELPAIAWLLWIANLLWTVGYDTYYAMTDRDDDLKIGVKSTAILFGEADRIIILTLQCLALGCLLLAGSKFELGGGFHLGLLAAAGCFAWEYWYTRDRDRMKCFKAFLHNHWAGLAIFVGIVLDYAWR; this is translated from the coding sequence ATGTATCAGAACCTGCTGAAATCGTTGAACCGCCTTAACCCACGCGCCTGGGATTTCGTGCAGTTGACGCGCATGGACAAGCCGATCGGCATCTACCTGCTGCTGTGGCCGACCCTGTGGGCGCTGTGGATCGCCGGTAAAGGCTCACCTTCCCTGGCCAATATCGTGATATTCGTCCTCGGCGTGGTGCTGACCCGCGCCGGCGGCTGCGTGATCAACGACTGGGCCGACCGCAAGGTCGACGGCCATGTGAAGCGCACCGCCCAACGGCCGCTGGCGGCCGGCAGGATCAGCTCCAAAGAAGCACTGGTGTTCTTTGCCTTGTTGATGGCCCTGAGTTTCCTGCTGGTGCTGTGCACCAACGCGGCGACCATCTGGCTGTCCTTCGGCGGCCTGGCACTCGCCGCCAGCTACCCTTTCATGAAGCGCTACACCTACTACCCGCAAGTAGTGCTGGGCGCGGCATTCTCCTGGGGCATGCCGATGGCGTTCACCGCCGAAACCGGTGAGCTGCCGGCGATCGCCTGGCTGCTGTGGATCGCCAACCTGCTGTGGACGGTGGGGTATGACACTTACTACGCCATGACCGACCGCGACGACGACCTTAAGATCGGCGTGAAATCCACCGCGATCCTGTTCGGCGAGGCCGACCGCATCATCATCCTGACCCTGCAATGCCTGGCGCTGGGCTGCCTGCTGCTGGCCGGCTCGAAGTTCGAGTTGGGCGGCGGGTTCCACCTCGGGTTGCTGGCCGCAGCCGGGTGTTTCGCCTGGGAATACTGGTACACCCGCGACCGCGACCGGATGAAATGCTTCAAGGCATTCCTGCACAACCATTGGGCCGGACTGGCGATTTTCGTCGGGATTGTGCTGGATTACGCGTGGCGTTGA
- a CDS encoding chorismate--pyruvate lyase family protein, which yields MPHSKSSAPTPDWLPRSLLAPLPDAQTLDWLFDEGSLTRRLTGLSDEHFSVTPLVEGWQPLRTDECLALDLPEHSEGWVREVYLRGHGEAWVFARSVAARSALQGDGLHMDELGSRSLGELLFCDQAFQRRAIEVCHYPQAWLPEQVKASTLWGRRSRFDRGSLSVLVAEVFLPALWRTASAQAEIS from the coding sequence GTGCCGCACTCAAAATCCTCCGCCCCGACTCCGGACTGGCTGCCACGAAGCCTGCTGGCCCCCCTCCCCGACGCCCAAACCCTCGACTGGCTATTCGACGAAGGCTCGCTCACTCGCCGCCTTACCGGTTTGTCGGATGAGCACTTCAGCGTCACGCCGCTGGTCGAAGGCTGGCAGCCATTACGCACCGATGAATGCCTGGCACTCGATCTTCCCGAGCACAGCGAAGGCTGGGTGCGCGAGGTGTACCTGCGCGGGCATGGCGAAGCCTGGGTGTTTGCCCGCAGCGTCGCGGCGCGCAGCGCACTGCAGGGCGATGGCTTGCATATGGATGAGCTGGGTAGCCGTTCCCTGGGTGAATTGCTGTTCTGCGACCAGGCTTTTCAGCGTCGGGCCATCGAGGTTTGCCACTATCCTCAAGCGTGGCTGCCAGAACAGGTGAAAGCATCCACCCTATGGGGCCGGCGTTCACGTTTCGATCGCGGCAGCCTGAGCGTGCTGGTGGCGGAAGTTTTCCTCCCGGCCTTGTGGCGCACCGCCAGCGCGCAAGCGGAGATCAGTTGA
- a CDS encoding COG4315 family predicted lipoprotein: MTHSARSLKALMLTAALVLPGLAFAADPAMADKNGMMTDHKGMTLYTFDKDSGGKSMCNDDCAKNWPPLMATPSDKAEGKWSTVKRDDGAMQWAYDGKPLYTFVKDKAPGDMTGDKMKDVWHVVHMSQK; the protein is encoded by the coding sequence ATGACTCACTCTGCTCGCTCCTTGAAAGCCCTGATGTTGACCGCTGCGCTGGTCTTGCCGGGCTTGGCTTTTGCCGCCGATCCGGCGATGGCCGATAAAAACGGCATGATGACCGATCACAAGGGCATGACGCTTTACACCTTCGACAAGGACAGCGGCGGTAAATCGATGTGCAATGACGACTGCGCCAAGAACTGGCCGCCGCTGATGGCGACGCCGAGCGACAAGGCCGAAGGCAAATGGTCGACGGTCAAGCGTGACGACGGCGCTATGCAGTGGGCGTATGACGGCAAGCCGCTCTACACCTTTGTCAAAGACAAGGCCCCTGGAGACATGACCGGTGACAAAATGAAAGACGTTTGGCACGTGGTGCACATGTCGCAGAAATAA
- a CDS encoding hemolysin family protein has protein sequence MDPSPGLSLATLFADFGMILFALILVLLNGFFVAAEFAMVKLRSTRVEAIADQNGWRGHILRTVHSQLDAYLSACQLGITLASLGLGWVGEPAFAHILEPLLAAVGVDSPEVIKGVSFFTAFFIISYLHIVVGELAPKSWAIRKPELLSLWTAVPLYLFYWAMYPAIYLLNASANAILRIAGQGEPGPHHEHHYSREELKLILHSSRGQDPSDQGMRVLASAVEMGELEVVDWANSREDLVTLEINAPLKEILAMFRRHKFSRYPVYDSEHQEFVGLLHIKDLLLELAALDHIPESFNLAELTRPLERVSRHMPLSQLLEQFRKGGSHFAVVEEADGNIIGYLTMEDVLEVLVGDIQDEHRKAERGILAYQPGKLLVRGDTPLFKVERLLGIDLDHVEAETLAGLVYESLKRVPEEEEVLEVEGLRIIIKKMKGPKIVLAKVLMLN, from the coding sequence ATGGACCCTTCCCCTGGCTTGTCCCTCGCTACACTCTTCGCCGATTTCGGCATGATTCTTTTTGCACTGATCCTGGTTTTGCTCAACGGTTTCTTCGTTGCGGCAGAATTTGCCATGGTCAAATTGCGTTCGACCCGGGTCGAAGCGATTGCCGACCAGAACGGCTGGCGCGGGCACATCCTGCGCACCGTGCACAGCCAGCTCGACGCCTACCTGTCGGCCTGCCAACTGGGTATTACCTTGGCCTCCCTCGGCCTGGGCTGGGTCGGTGAGCCGGCGTTTGCGCATATCCTCGAACCGTTGCTGGCTGCGGTAGGTGTCGATTCGCCGGAAGTCATCAAGGGCGTGTCGTTCTTCACCGCCTTCTTCATCATTTCCTACCTGCACATTGTGGTGGGTGAGCTGGCGCCGAAGTCCTGGGCCATTCGCAAGCCGGAGCTCTTGTCGCTCTGGACGGCGGTGCCGCTGTACCTGTTCTACTGGGCCATGTACCCGGCCATCTATCTGCTCAATGCCAGCGCCAACGCGATTCTGCGGATTGCCGGCCAGGGTGAGCCCGGCCCTCATCACGAACACCATTACAGCCGCGAAGAACTGAAGCTGATCCTGCACTCCAGCCGTGGCCAGGACCCGAGCGACCAAGGCATGCGCGTGCTCGCATCGGCCGTGGAAATGGGCGAACTGGAGGTGGTCGACTGGGCCAACTCGCGCGAAGACCTGGTAACGCTGGAGATCAATGCGCCGCTCAAGGAAATCCTCGCGATGTTCCGCCGCCATAAGTTCAGCCGCTACCCGGTGTACGACAGTGAGCACCAGGAGTTTGTCGGCCTGCTGCACATCAAGGACCTTTTGCTGGAACTGGCGGCACTGGACCACATTCCCGAGTCGTTCAACCTGGCCGAGCTGACCCGCCCACTGGAGCGCGTGTCCCGGCACATGCCGCTGTCGCAGTTGCTGGAGCAGTTCCGCAAGGGCGGCTCGCACTTCGCCGTGGTGGAAGAGGCCGATGGCAACATCATTGGCTACCTGACCATGGAGGACGTGCTGGAGGTGCTGGTCGGCGATATCCAGGACGAACACCGCAAGGCCGAGCGCGGCATCCTCGCTTACCAGCCGGGCAAGTTGCTGGTGCGCGGTGACACGCCGCTGTTCAAGGTCGAGCGCCTGCTGGGCATCGACCTCGATCACGTCGAAGCCGAAACCCTCGCCGGCCTGGTCTACGAGAGCCTCAAGCGCGTGCCGGAAGAGGAAGAAGTGCTGGAAGTCGAAGGCTTGCGGATTATCATCAAGAAGATGAAAGGTCCGAAGATCGTCCTGGCCAAGGTGTTGATGCTCAACTGA
- the phoB gene encoding phosphate regulon transcriptional regulator PhoB: MVGRSILIVDDEAPIREMIAVALEMAGYDCLEAENSQQAHAIIVDRKPDLILLDWMLPGTSGIELARRLKRDELTGDIPIIMLTAKGEEDNKIQGLEVGADDYITKPFSPRELVARLKAVLRRTGPAEGEAPIEVGGLLLDPISHRVTIDGKPAEMGPTEYRLLQFFMTHQERAYTRGQLLDQVWGGNVYVEERTVDVHIRRLRKALGDAYENLVQTVRGTGYRFSTKA; encoded by the coding sequence ATGGTTGGCAGGAGCATTCTGATCGTCGACGACGAAGCGCCCATCCGCGAAATGATCGCCGTGGCGCTGGAAATGGCCGGCTATGACTGCCTGGAGGCCGAGAACTCCCAGCAGGCGCACGCTATTATCGTCGACCGCAAGCCCGACCTGATCCTGCTCGACTGGATGCTGCCCGGAACCTCCGGCATTGAACTGGCCCGCCGCCTCAAGCGCGATGAACTGACGGGTGATATCCCGATCATCATGCTCACCGCCAAGGGCGAAGAGGACAACAAGATTCAGGGCCTGGAAGTGGGCGCTGACGACTACATCACCAAACCCTTCTCCCCACGGGAACTGGTGGCCCGCCTCAAAGCCGTGCTGCGTCGCACGGGTCCGGCCGAAGGTGAAGCGCCAATCGAAGTCGGCGGCCTGCTTCTGGACCCGATCAGTCACCGCGTGACCATCGACGGCAAACCTGCGGAAATGGGCCCGACTGAATACCGCCTGCTGCAGTTTTTCATGACCCACCAGGAACGCGCCTACACCCGCGGGCAATTGCTCGATCAGGTCTGGGGCGGCAACGTGTATGTCGAGGAGCGCACGGTCGACGTGCACATCCGTCGCCTGCGCAAGGCCCTGGGGGATGCTTATGAGAATCTGGTACAAACTGTGCGCGGCACCGGCTATCGTTTTTCCACCAAGGCCTGA
- a CDS encoding rubredoxin yields MKKWQCVVCGLIYNEADGWPDDGIAPGTLWQDVPEDWLCPDCGVGKMDFEMIEIA; encoded by the coding sequence ATGAAGAAGTGGCAATGCGTGGTCTGTGGGCTGATCTACAACGAAGCCGACGGCTGGCCGGATGACGGCATCGCGCCAGGCACGCTGTGGCAGGACGTACCGGAAGACTGGCTGTGCCCGGACTGCGGCGTCGGCAAAATGGACTTTGAAATGATTGAAATCGCCTGA
- a CDS encoding NAD(P)/FAD-dependent oxidoreductase, with translation MSAPVVIVGTGLAGYNLAREFRKLDGETPLLLITADDGRSYSKPMLSTGFGKNKDADGLSMAEPGAMAETLKAEVRTHTRISGIDPGHKRLWIGEEAVVYRDLILACGAQTVRVPIEGDAPEAIFPINDLEDYARFRAAVAGKRRVLILGAGLIGCEFANDLILGGYEVQLVAPCEQVMPTLLHPAAAAAVQTGLESLGAKFHLGPVLNRLQRCDDGLEAHLSDGQVIPCDAVVSAIGLRPRTDLAAAAGLQVNRGVVVDRSLKTSHANIYALGDCAEVDGLNLLYVMPLMSCARALAQTLAGNPTAVSYGAMPITVKTPVCPLVVSPPPRGTEGVWSVEGQGADIKALCHDRSGKLLGYALTGAAVMDKLALNKELPALLA, from the coding sequence ATGAGTGCACCTGTCGTAATCGTCGGTACCGGACTGGCTGGCTACAACCTGGCCCGGGAGTTTCGCAAACTTGATGGCGAAACCCCGCTGTTGCTGATTACCGCCGATGACGGGCGCTCCTACTCCAAACCGATGCTCTCCACCGGTTTCGGCAAGAACAAGGACGCCGACGGCCTGAGTATGGCCGAGCCCGGCGCCATGGCCGAAACGCTCAAGGCCGAAGTGCGCACCCATACTCGCATCAGCGGTATCGATCCGGGCCACAAGCGCCTGTGGATCGGTGAAGAAGCGGTGGTGTATCGCGACCTGATCCTGGCGTGTGGCGCGCAAACCGTGCGCGTGCCTATCGAGGGCGATGCACCCGAGGCGATCTTCCCGATCAATGACCTGGAAGACTACGCGCGTTTTCGCGCGGCGGTCGCCGGCAAGCGACGGGTGCTGATTCTGGGCGCGGGCTTGATCGGTTGTGAGTTTGCCAACGACCTGATCCTCGGCGGCTATGAAGTGCAACTGGTTGCGCCGTGCGAGCAAGTGATGCCGACCCTGTTGCATCCGGCCGCCGCCGCTGCGGTGCAAACCGGGCTGGAAAGCCTCGGCGCGAAATTCCATCTCGGGCCGGTGCTCAATCGTCTGCAGCGTTGCGACGATGGACTTGAGGCGCATTTGTCCGATGGTCAGGTCATCCCGTGCGATGCGGTGGTCTCTGCCATTGGCCTGCGACCGCGCACCGATCTGGCGGCAGCCGCAGGCTTGCAGGTCAATCGCGGGGTGGTGGTTGACCGCTCGCTGAAAACCTCTCATGCCAATATCTATGCCCTGGGCGACTGCGCCGAAGTCGACGGCCTCAATTTGCTCTACGTCATGCCGTTGATGAGTTGTGCCCGGGCCTTGGCGCAAACCCTGGCCGGCAACCCTACCGCCGTCAGCTATGGCGCTATGCCGATCACCGTGAAAACCCCGGTCTGCCCATTGGTGGTATCCCCGCCACCACGAGGTACTGAAGGCGTTTGGAGCGTGGAAGGGCAGGGTGCGGACATCAAGGCGCTGTGCCATGACCGCAGCGGCAAATTGCTTGGTTATGCCCTCACGGGCGCAGCCGTCATGGACAAATTGGCTCTAAACAAGGAGCTTCCGGCGCTTCTGGCTTAA
- the phoR gene encoding phosphate regulon sensor histidine kinase PhoR, translated as MLLLVTGCLVIGLISGYYGWSLAAGLGIYLGWTLKQLLRLHEWLRLHQPDEAPPDGYGLWGEVFDSIYHLQRRDQRVRGRLQAVIDRVQESTAALKDAVVMLDSDGNLEWWNRAAETLLGLKTPQDSGQPVTNLVRHPRFKEYFEQDSYAEPLEIPSPTNDRMRIQLYITRYGNNEHLMLVRDVTRIHQLEQMRKDFIANVSHELRTPLTVICGYLETLLDNVEEVNPRWTRALQQMQQQGGRMQTLLNDLLLLAKLEATDYPSDNQPVAIDTLLQSIKSDAVALSGSRNQRITLEADPTIALKGSEAELRSAFSNLVFNAVKYTPAEGNIRIRWWGDDQGAHLSVQDSGIGIDNKHLPRLTERFYRVDSSRNSNTGGTGLGLAIVKHVLLRHRARMEISSVPGHGSTFTCHFVPTQVTRLLAGSLTD; from the coding sequence ATGCTGTTACTGGTCACCGGCTGCCTGGTGATCGGTCTGATCAGCGGCTATTACGGCTGGAGCCTGGCCGCTGGCCTGGGGATCTACCTGGGTTGGACCCTCAAGCAATTGCTGCGCCTGCACGAGTGGCTGCGCCTGCACCAACCCGATGAAGCACCGCCCGATGGCTACGGCCTGTGGGGCGAAGTGTTCGACAGCATCTATCACCTGCAACGCCGTGACCAGCGGGTGCGCGGGCGCCTGCAAGCGGTAATCGACCGAGTCCAGGAGTCCACTGCTGCGCTCAAAGATGCCGTAGTCATGCTCGACAGCGACGGCAACCTGGAATGGTGGAACCGCGCCGCCGAAACCCTGCTGGGCCTCAAGACGCCGCAGGACAGTGGCCAGCCGGTGACCAACCTGGTGCGCCATCCACGGTTCAAGGAATACTTCGAACAGGACAGCTACGCCGAACCGCTGGAAATCCCTTCGCCGACCAACGACCGGATGCGTATCCAGCTGTACATCACCCGTTACGGCAACAATGAACACCTGATGCTGGTGCGCGATGTAACGCGCATCCACCAGCTCGAGCAGATGCGCAAAGACTTCATCGCCAACGTCTCCCACGAACTGCGCACGCCACTGACCGTGATCTGCGGCTACCTGGAAACCCTGCTCGACAACGTCGAAGAGGTGAATCCACGCTGGACCCGCGCGCTGCAACAGATGCAGCAGCAAGGCGGGCGCATGCAAACCCTGCTCAATGACCTGCTGTTGCTGGCCAAGCTGGAAGCCACCGATTACCCCTCGGACAACCAGCCGGTGGCCATCGACACCCTGCTGCAGTCGATCAAGAGCGACGCCGTGGCACTGTCCGGATCACGCAACCAGCGCATCACCCTGGAAGCCGACCCGACGATTGCGCTCAAGGGCAGCGAGGCCGAATTGCGCAGCGCGTTTTCCAACCTGGTGTTCAACGCGGTGAAGTACACCCCGGCCGAAGGCAATATCCGCATTCGCTGGTGGGGCGATGATCAGGGCGCTCACCTGAGCGTGCAGGACTCGGGAATCGGCATCGACAACAAGCACCTGCCACGCCTGACCGAACGCTTCTACCGCGTCGACTCCAGTCGCAACTCCAACACCGGTGGCACCGGCCTCGGCCTGGCGATCGTCAAGCACGTGCTGCTGCGCCATCGTGCGCGCATGGAAATCAGCAGCGTGCCGGGCCATGGCAGCACCTTCACCTGCCATTTCGTGCCGACGCAGGTTACCCGATTGCTGGCCGGCAGCCTGACCGACTAG